The Christiangramia salexigens genome includes the window TATGTTCCAAAACACTTTAGAAAGATCCAAAAAATCACCAAGGATATAAACTTTAGTACCAAGTGGGCAGAAAATATTGAAAGCGCAGCTCTTTATCCAAAAAAACTTGAAGAAGGTAAAAAATCTATAATCGATGGATTGCAGCCCCAGATCGTGGAGATCTTTCAAACAACGAAAAAAGCATATCTCCAGCTGGAATTTCTACAGGAAGTTAAAAAGAACCTGATTCAGCTTTCTTTATTAAATGAGATAAACAGAGAGGTCGAGGCTGTAAAAAAGGACAGAAACCTGGTGTTGATTTCAGAATTCAATCCAAAAATCAGTGAGCAGGTGAAAGATCAACCTGCGCCTTTCATTTATGAAAGACTCGGTGAGCGTTACCAGCATTATTTTATAGACGAATTCCAGGATACTTCTATCATGCAGTGGGAAAATCTGGTTCCACTTATCTCGCACAATCTTTCGGGATCTGAAATTAGTTCAGGCCTTACCATTGTTGGAGATGCCAAGCAAAGCATTTATCGCTGGCGGGGAGGACGAGCAGAACAGTTAATAGACCTGTCTAATAAGGTCAACCCTTTCCCAACCGATAAACAGGTGGTTAATCTTCCTGATAATTTTAGAAGCGGTTCTGAGGTTGTTAATTTCAACAACAACTTTTTCAAATATGCATCGAATGCACTGAGCAATCCAGAGTATAAAGAACTATTCGAGCAATCATTTCAAAATCCACGAAAAGGAGATTTTGGCTATGTGAACATATCTTTTCTGGAAGCAAAAAACCGGGACGAAGAGTTCGAGGTATATCCAGAAAAGGTCATGGAGATCATTCATAATCTGGACCAACAAGGTTTTAAAAGAAATGATATTTGTATTCTCACAAGAAAAAGAGTCGAAGGAGTTAAGATCGCAGAATATTTGAGTAAGAATGAAATTCCGGTGGTGTCTTCAGAAACTCTTTTACTTTCAAATTCTCCAGAAGTAAATTTTATAGTTAGCCTGTTGAGCTTATCTCTGAATCCTCAGGATTCAAAGCTAAAGCTGGAGATCTTCAATTATCTTGGAGACCGTTTCTTAACCGAAGAAGAAAAACACCTCACCTTCATTAATAATCTATCAAAAGAATCTGTCTCGCTTTTCGAATGGCTGGCGGATTATCAGATCGATTTTCAAATTGAACACCTTAAAAGTCTGTCTCTATATGAGGCAGTGGAGTATATTATTAGAAGCTTTGATCTCGTAGAAACTTCAGATTCATATATTCAGTTCTTCCTGGACTTTGTTTTTGAAACTTCACAAAATACTTCGAACAGCTTAAGTGCATTTATAGACATCTGGAATCAGAAAAAAGATAAATTAAGTATTGTTGTTCCTGAGACCGATAATGCCGTCCAGATCATCACGATTCATAAATCCAAAGGTCTGGAGTTTCCGGTTGTGATCTATCCATTTGCCAATTCAGAATTAAATGACACCAGGAACGATTCATTATGGCTGGATATTAATGATGAGGATATCCCGGTAGCTTATGTGAGTGCGTCGAAAAAAATGATGAACTGGAATGAGAATGCTTCAGATAAATTTCAGGACTTACTTCATAAAAATGAACTTGACACATTAAATATTTTATATGTTGCCTGTACAAGGGCTTCCCAGCAATTGTACTTATTATCCAATTATCATGATAAGCCCAAAAAATCGCCGAATATTTCAGATCTGTTGGCAGATTTTATAAAGGCATCTGGGAAATGGACAGAGGATAAAAGTTTTGAATTTGGTAAACCTGATCGCCAAAATATTCCTGAACGTAGAAAGAATGAAAGTGTTACACCAGAAAGATTCTATTCTTCCCCTACTCAGAATGAAGCTGTGAAAATTGTGACCAGAGCAGGATCGCTATGGGATTCGAAGCAACAGGAGGCAATAGAAAAGGGTGAAATAGCACACGAGATCCTTGCCAGAATAAATTCTGCAGGAGATATTAATAAAGCCATTGACTGGGCTATATCCAATGGGCTTATTACAAACAGTTCAGCTAAAGAAATCAACTCACTGATCACTGGAATCATCACCCATCCAGAACTTCAGGAATTTTACGCTGAAGGGGTAGAGAACCTCAATGAAAAGGAAATTCTCACCTCAGGTGGAGAAAGGCTTAGGCCAGACCGAATAAATTTGAAAGAAGGCAAAGCCACTATTATCGATTATAAAACCGGTGGATTTGTAGATACCCACAAAACACAGATCTCCTCATATGCGAATGTTCTCAACGAAATGGGCTACGAGGTAGAAAAAAGCTTACTGGTCTATACCAATGACCCGGTTATTATTAGAAATGTATAAAAGAAGTTTAAATTTGTGAAAAAATAGAATTATGTACGGAGCTATAAAACAGCATTTACAAAAGGAAATAGAAGAAATAAAGGAAGCAGGACTTTATAAAAGAGAAAGAATAATCACTAGTCCGCAGGATGCCGTGATAAAAATATCAACCGGTGAGGAAGTGATCAATTTTTGTGCGAACAACTACCTTGGTCTGTCCTCTCACCCTGAAGTTATACAAGCCGCCAAAGACACTTTAGATTCTCATGGATTTGGGATGTCCAGTGTGAGGTTTATTTGTGGTACTCAGGACATTCATAAGGAACTTGAGCAAAAGATAGCCGATTTCTACGGAACTGAAGATACCATTCTTTATGCAGCTGCTTTTGATGCCAACGGGGGAATATTTGAACCACTTCTTACCAAAGAAGATGCGATAATTTCAGACTCGCTTAATCACGCCTCAATTATTGATGGTGTAAGATTATGTAAAGCTGCGAGATACCGTTATGAAAATGGAAATATGGAAGATCTTGAGCAACAATTAAAGGATACAACCGAAAAAGGTGCTAGATTCAAGATCATAGTTACAGATGGAGTATTTTCTATGGACGGTTTGGTAGCGCCATTAGATAAGATCTGTGATCTTGCAGATAAATATGATGCACTTGTCATGATAGACGAATGCCATGCAACTGGTTTCATCGGTGAGCAAGGTATAGGAACACTGGAAGAAAAAGGGGTATTAGACAGAGTTGATATCATTACCGGAACACTTGGAAAAGCACTTGGAGGTGCGATGGGAGGTTATACAACCGCTAAGAAAGAAATCATTGAGCTTCTTAGACAAAGATCAAGACCTTACTTATTTTCTAACTCCCTTGCCCCTGCAATAGTAGGAGCCTCTATAAAGGTGTTTGAAATGCTGGAGAAGGATGATAGTCTTAGAAAGAAGCTTAAAGAAAACACCGCCTACTTTAAAAAAGGTATCAAAGAAGCAGGTTTTGAGATCATAGACGGAGAAGCCGCCATTGTGCCGGTAATGCTTCACGACGCTAAGTTGTCACAGGATATGGCAGATAAATTACTGGAAGAAGGTATCTATGTTATTGGATTCTTCTACCCGGTAGTTCCAAAAGGAAAAGCTCGTATTAGAGTTCAACTTTCAGCCGCACATGAAAAGGAACATTTGGATAAAGCAATTAATGCATTTAAATCAGTAGGGAAAGCGTTAGGTGTAATTTCTTAAAATCAGGCCAATATATTTTTGATAACTGTTTTCAAAATTGGCTGAAAATCAGTTATCAAAATGCTCCAAAATCCTTTGGAATCGCGCTGTAATTAAGAAAACTTTATTATTTTTATCTTTGTTAATATCCATTAACCGCATACTTTTGTTCACGGTTAACACTTAAAACTAAACTATTAAATATGAAACATCTTAGCAAAATTGTACTGGCCACCCTATTGGTGTTTGGCTTTACTTCCGTTAAGGCACAGGATGCAAACAACCCATGGGCAGTTGGTATTGGAACCA containing:
- a CDS encoding UvrD-helicase domain-containing protein, with the protein product MKNTFNIYNASAGSGKTFTLVKEYLSLLFKSSKKDPYKNILAITFTNKAVGEMKSRIIESLDDFSKEETNSANHPLFSAIKEETGLSDDDISRKSIDILKSIIHNYAAFEISTIDGFTHRVLRTFARDLGIPMNFEVELSLEEILMEAVDGLISKAGTDKKLTEVMIKFTLSKTDDDKSWDISRDLFNISKLLINENNQKAVQLLKSKTLEDFNKFEKKLNSDIRTSKDFLKTSSEYFFELIATNGIEESDFSSSYVPKHFRKIQKITKDINFSTKWAENIESAALYPKKLEEGKKSIIDGLQPQIVEIFQTTKKAYLQLEFLQEVKKNLIQLSLLNEINREVEAVKKDRNLVLISEFNPKISEQVKDQPAPFIYERLGERYQHYFIDEFQDTSIMQWENLVPLISHNLSGSEISSGLTIVGDAKQSIYRWRGGRAEQLIDLSNKVNPFPTDKQVVNLPDNFRSGSEVVNFNNNFFKYASNALSNPEYKELFEQSFQNPRKGDFGYVNISFLEAKNRDEEFEVYPEKVMEIIHNLDQQGFKRNDICILTRKRVEGVKIAEYLSKNEIPVVSSETLLLSNSPEVNFIVSLLSLSLNPQDSKLKLEIFNYLGDRFLTEEEKHLTFINNLSKESVSLFEWLADYQIDFQIEHLKSLSLYEAVEYIIRSFDLVETSDSYIQFFLDFVFETSQNTSNSLSAFIDIWNQKKDKLSIVVPETDNAVQIITIHKSKGLEFPVVIYPFANSELNDTRNDSLWLDINDEDIPVAYVSASKKMMNWNENASDKFQDLLHKNELDTLNILYVACTRASQQLYLLSNYHDKPKKSPNISDLLADFIKASGKWTEDKSFEFGKPDRQNIPERRKNESVTPERFYSSPTQNEAVKIVTRAGSLWDSKQQEAIEKGEIAHEILARINSAGDINKAIDWAISNGLITNSSAKEINSLITGIITHPELQEFYAEGVENLNEKEILTSGGERLRPDRINLKEGKATIIDYKTGGFVDTHKTQISSYANVLNEMGYEVEKSLLVYTNDPVIIRNV
- the kbl gene encoding glycine C-acetyltransferase, with the translated sequence MYGAIKQHLQKEIEEIKEAGLYKRERIITSPQDAVIKISTGEEVINFCANNYLGLSSHPEVIQAAKDTLDSHGFGMSSVRFICGTQDIHKELEQKIADFYGTEDTILYAAAFDANGGIFEPLLTKEDAIISDSLNHASIIDGVRLCKAARYRYENGNMEDLEQQLKDTTEKGARFKIIVTDGVFSMDGLVAPLDKICDLADKYDALVMIDECHATGFIGEQGIGTLEEKGVLDRVDIITGTLGKALGGAMGGYTTAKKEIIELLRQRSRPYLFSNSLAPAIVGASIKVFEMLEKDDSLRKKLKENTAYFKKGIKEAGFEIIDGEAAIVPVMLHDAKLSQDMADKLLEEGIYVIGFFYPVVPKGKARIRVQLSAAHEKEHLDKAINAFKSVGKALGVIS